The following proteins come from a genomic window of Ictalurus furcatus strain D&B chromosome 26, Billie_1.0, whole genome shotgun sequence:
- the LOC128602306 gene encoding GDP-L-fucose synthase-like, with product MEGETKPMRVLVTGGSGLVGKAIERVVKQEGGAREGEEWIFLSSKEADLTNAAETRAIFEKHRHTQVIRLAAKVCGLFLHLRENLDFWRKNLAINENVLQTAHEFDVVKVVSCLSTRIFPDITTDPIDDTMAYFFQC from the exons ATGGAGGGCGAGACGAAGCCGATGCGGGTGCTGGTGACGGGCGGCAGTGGCCTCGTGGGGAAAGCCATAGAGCGCGTGGTGAAGCAGGAAGGAGGAGCCAGAGAAGGGGAGGAGTGGATCTTCCTCAGCTCAAAAGAGGCGGACCTGAC AAACGCAGCCGAGACGAGGGCCATCTTCGAGAAGCATCGACATACACAAGTTATTCGCCTCGCCGCCAAGGTGTGCGGGCTCTTCCTGCACTTGAGAGAGAACCTAGATTTCTGG AGGAAGAACCTGGCCATCAACGAGAACGTGCTGCAAACGGCTCACGAGTTCGACGTGGTGAAAGTCGTCTCGTGTTTGTCTACGCGCATTTTCCCGGATATAACCACCGACCCCATTGATGACAcgatg GCCTATTTTTTCCAGTGCTGA